One window of Desulfobacca acetoxidans DSM 11109 genomic DNA carries:
- a CDS encoding MlaD family protein, which translates to MNRAKSWGVEAKVGVFVLAALLLLGYMSLRVGKFSFVTWGEQFPLQARFTSVSGLAENGRVEIAGVEVGRIKAIHLSDGRALVDLLLRPGLDLRQDAQARIRTKGMLGEKYIELELGSPDNPALPAGGVISRTESAVEFDQLLSKVPALLDDFRPILNDVRAVSQTLQRVIGTTEGETSLKEILENFNQASKSLSQVARGLERGEGTLGKLLKDDGLYREVQGVVREVQSAAKNLTAFSDKLARGDGTIAKLVNDKGLYEQANQAITRLNRVAHKIDAAEGTLGKLVNDKSLYDDAKKAVKNVNQAMEGIKEQSPVTMMGVVGSTVLR; encoded by the coding sequence ATGAACCGCGCCAAAAGCTGGGGGGTTGAAGCCAAAGTTGGTGTTTTTGTATTGGCTGCATTGCTCCTGCTCGGGTATATGAGTCTGCGAGTCGGAAAATTCAGCTTTGTCACCTGGGGGGAGCAGTTTCCTCTCCAGGCCCGTTTTACCTCTGTCTCCGGTCTGGCCGAAAACGGCCGGGTAGAGATCGCCGGAGTTGAGGTCGGGCGGATCAAAGCCATCCACCTGAGCGACGGCCGGGCTCTGGTGGATTTACTGCTCAGACCGGGGCTGGACCTGCGTCAAGACGCCCAAGCCCGCATCCGCACTAAAGGGATGCTAGGGGAGAAATACATCGAGCTGGAATTGGGCTCTCCTGACAATCCAGCCCTACCGGCCGGTGGAGTGATCAGCCGGACTGAGTCGGCGGTGGAATTTGATCAACTGTTGAGCAAAGTCCCTGCTCTCTTGGATGATTTTCGTCCAATCCTGAATGATGTCCGGGCCGTCAGCCAGACCTTGCAACGGGTCATCGGCACCACCGAGGGTGAGACTTCCCTGAAAGAGATTCTGGAGAACTTTAACCAGGCCAGTAAATCTCTCAGCCAGGTAGCCCGGGGACTGGAACGGGGCGAAGGTACGCTGGGCAAACTCCTGAAAGACGACGGGCTCTATCGTGAGGTGCAGGGCGTCGTCCGGGAGGTGCAGTCAGCGGCGAAAAATCTCACGGCCTTTTCGGATAAGCTTGCCAGGGGAGACGGCACCATCGCCAAGCTGGTGAATGATAAAGGCCTGTATGAGCAGGCCAACCAGGCCATCACCCGGCTAAACCGGGTGGCTCACAAGATCGATGCCGCCGAAGGTACTCTCGGTAAACTGGTAAACGATAAGTCGCTCTATGATGATGCCAAGAAAGCGGTGAAAAACGTCAACCAGGCCATGGAGGGCATTAAGGAGCAGTCGCCCGTGACCATGATGGGCGTGGTCGGCTCCACCGTCCTGCGCTAG
- a CDS encoding XRE family transcriptional regulator — MAKKMFSKEIFLRQVKKLMAEKGIKDQKVFNDMVGVQRAISRWKSGESRPSVDSLMVIQEIFGKSIDWLLTGEEPPAFRPVQPIISLAGTEPEVPEGLRPEYYLAVPMVEGRIAAGYAGAIPGDYVEDLVWVYKPEIGARQHHNLRAVRLRHDSESMEPTIHRGSIVIIDPTEIQITPKAIFAVRLDSEGGCALKRVQQTKDLWVLVSDNPEYDPIAIEKARIPTIIIGRVIWSWTSWVREPLYEGRAGSNMKKNGLV; from the coding sequence ATGGCTAAGAAGATGTTTTCCAAAGAGATCTTTCTGCGGCAGGTTAAAAAGCTGATGGCAGAGAAGGGCATCAAGGACCAGAAAGTCTTCAATGACATGGTGGGAGTGCAACGGGCCATTAGCCGTTGGAAATCGGGAGAGTCCCGTCCCTCGGTGGACAGCCTCATGGTGATCCAGGAGATTTTCGGTAAATCCATCGACTGGTTGCTGACCGGGGAAGAACCCCCGGCTTTCCGGCCGGTCCAGCCCATCATCTCTCTGGCTGGGACCGAGCCCGAGGTTCCGGAGGGCTTACGGCCGGAATATTACCTGGCCGTCCCTATGGTCGAGGGGCGCATTGCTGCGGGGTATGCCGGCGCCATTCCCGGGGATTATGTGGAAGATCTGGTGTGGGTCTATAAACCTGAGATCGGGGCCCGCCAACACCACAACCTGCGGGCCGTGCGTTTGCGTCACGACTCCGAATCAATGGAACCCACCATCCACCGGGGCTCCATCGTCATCATCGATCCCACGGAGATCCAGATAACACCAAAGGCCATTTTTGCCGTACGCTTGGACAGCGAGGGAGGATGCGCCCTGAAGCGGGTACAGCAGACTAAAGATCTCTGGGTGCTGGTGTCGGATAACCCCGAGTACGACCCCATCGCTATTGAAAAAGCAAGAATTCCGACCATTATCATCGGTCGGGTGATCTGGTCCTGGACTAGCTGGGTGCGGGAGCCGTTATATGAGGGACGTGCAGGGAGTAATATGAAGAAGAACGGTTTGGTCTAA
- a CDS encoding AAA family ATPase translates to MILSERLARELREVHQKLDAAGELLSKSQLDEYYAVFRQKFGPEVISRWEGEELLEKLHDHSNRDSLVYWLEFKNDEEFTAHFGSIAGGSALKFGIYRRRETGAWTTGSPRSQRELSLDEAITIARKHRDQLLAGVGLLEKLPAFATDAEYATLQDDMNRLAHPVNDTAWGHKYFSLLFPEKLDDFHVPSYQRFHLIKLLQKPAADMGRYTCAGQYERIARELNFPINHLTSVLNARNGRPYRYWRIGTRLDPQGSIWELMQDQSCVAVGWLEIGALADIEYNQASKEKIRTLLNTHYPGRDPRAQGRDAQQIFNFVAGLGEGDIVVASDGMRVLGLGRITGPYVFESQTDAPHRHPVEWLWHGEYSSPVQEGLRTTVYELKKSENLIEIESRFLGPLVPPPRPYPRPSPLILAGIPGRIQDILERKGQVILYGPPGTGKTYWAVKTTLTLASFASFGATYDQLTDGQRKSIHDDIVRMCTFHPAYGYEDFWEGYRPQAINGSLAFELQDGIFKKLCEDARNQSDRKFYLIIDEINRGDIPRIFGELLTVLEKDKRGKTIFLPLSRQPFTVPNNVFVIGTMNTADRSIALLDKALRRRFGFVELMPDSSVLEGALVADIPLGPWLNALNQRLCEHIGRDARNLQIGHSYLLDQGRAVSSFTLFTRILQDDIIPLIEEYCYEDFSTLAKILGAGLVDEQQQRIRHELFEPTRRDELIQALLSPEVVTSMEATAAETPSDTETGDRDEDDSVEGTPE, encoded by the coding sequence ATGATATTGTCAGAGAGATTGGCTCGCGAGCTAAGAGAGGTCCATCAAAAACTGGACGCCGCAGGGGAATTACTTTCAAAGTCTCAGTTGGATGAGTATTATGCGGTATTTCGCCAAAAGTTCGGTCCTGAGGTTATCTCCCGGTGGGAAGGCGAGGAACTCTTGGAAAAGCTTCATGACCACAGCAATCGTGATAGCCTGGTTTACTGGTTAGAATTCAAAAATGATGAGGAATTCACGGCTCATTTTGGAAGCATCGCTGGGGGTAGCGCTCTTAAATTCGGTATCTACAGGCGCAGGGAAACCGGGGCATGGACGACTGGCAGCCCCCGCAGCCAACGGGAGCTTTCTTTAGACGAGGCAATCACCATCGCCAGGAAACATCGAGACCAGCTACTTGCGGGTGTGGGACTTTTGGAGAAACTCCCTGCATTCGCCACTGACGCTGAATATGCGACCTTGCAGGATGATATGAACCGCCTGGCTCACCCAGTGAACGACACCGCCTGGGGGCACAAATATTTTAGTTTGCTCTTCCCCGAGAAACTTGATGATTTCCATGTGCCAAGCTATCAACGCTTCCACCTGATCAAACTGCTACAAAAGCCGGCAGCCGACATGGGAAGATACACCTGTGCAGGGCAATACGAGCGTATAGCTCGCGAACTTAATTTTCCCATAAATCATTTAACCTCGGTTCTCAATGCCAGGAACGGACGCCCCTATCGTTATTGGCGCATAGGTACACGGCTCGACCCCCAGGGGAGCATCTGGGAGCTAATGCAGGACCAAAGCTGTGTTGCAGTGGGGTGGTTGGAGATAGGCGCCCTTGCTGATATCGAGTACAACCAAGCATCCAAAGAAAAGATACGTACCCTTTTGAACACACATTACCCCGGCAGAGACCCTCGTGCTCAAGGACGTGATGCCCAGCAGATTTTCAATTTCGTCGCAGGCCTTGGCGAAGGGGACATAGTGGTAGCATCTGATGGAATGCGCGTTTTGGGCTTGGGCCGGATCACCGGGCCTTACGTTTTTGAATCCCAAACGGATGCCCCCCATCGACACCCAGTAGAATGGCTTTGGCATGGTGAGTATTCATCTCCCGTTCAGGAGGGACTCAGGACCACAGTATATGAGTTAAAAAAATCTGAAAATCTAATTGAAATTGAAAGCAGGTTTCTTGGACCGTTGGTTCCCCCTCCAAGGCCTTACCCTCGTCCTTCGCCATTAATTCTTGCAGGCATACCCGGACGCATCCAAGATATACTCGAACGGAAGGGTCAGGTAATCCTCTACGGACCCCCAGGCACAGGCAAGACCTACTGGGCAGTGAAAACTACCTTAACCTTAGCGTCTTTTGCTAGCTTTGGAGCCACTTATGATCAACTCACCGATGGGCAGCGAAAATCGATCCATGACGACATTGTCCGGATGTGTACTTTTCATCCCGCTTATGGGTATGAAGACTTTTGGGAGGGCTATCGCCCTCAGGCGATAAATGGTTCTTTAGCTTTTGAACTCCAAGATGGCATTTTCAAGAAATTGTGTGAAGATGCTCGTAACCAATCGGATCGCAAGTTTTACTTAATCATCGATGAAATCAACCGAGGCGATATTCCGCGAATTTTTGGGGAACTCCTGACTGTTCTTGAAAAAGATAAACGAGGTAAAACCATCTTTCTTCCACTTTCGAGACAGCCTTTTACTGTACCGAATAATGTTTTCGTGATCGGCACCATGAACACTGCTGACCGCTCCATTGCTCTCCTGGACAAGGCACTACGGCGGCGGTTTGGCTTTGTGGAACTCATGCCCGACAGCTCTGTTTTGGAAGGGGCATTGGTCGCGGACATTCCTTTGGGACCCTGGCTCAATGCCTTAAATCAGCGCCTTTGCGAGCATATAGGCCGGGACGCACGTAATCTCCAAATCGGCCATTCCTATCTTTTGGACCAAGGCCGAGCGGTGTCGAGTTTCACTCTCTTTACCCGCATCTTGCAAGATGACATAATTCCTCTAATAGAAGAATACTGTTACGAGGACTTCTCCACTTTAGCCAAAATTCTGGGTGCGGGACTGGTTGATGAGCAACAACAGCGCATCCGGCATGAACTATTCGAACCTACCCGAAGGGATGAACTTATTCAGGCACTCCTAAGCCCAGAGGTGGTCACATCCATGGAAGCTACTGCTGCCGAGACCCCGAGCGATACGGAGACCGGGGACAGAGATGAGGATGATTCCGTTGAGGGCACCCCGGAGTGA
- a CDS encoding McrC family protein, giving the protein MSELSVSIQEWQTLEPIPGSPLAGIGFEEPTTKRIAAELTQSGKLEILELRHGLSIRATSYVGSLKLGQISLNILPKLAVKPLLTLLRYAYNFRRLTLFLPLAHGYAPRTFQDLLIHQLAAEVAELFSRGLHRRYEAVHTDLQSPRGKIDFQSLMRQGGLSQARLPCRHHPRLENTLLNRFILSGLLLSVQLTEDRILRTLLRRLVSFMQDSIIPIKLDRETVRLVRRMDDRMTKAYRPARGIIELLLDGLGITLDGSSSSTQAPGFLFDMNRFFQELMSKFLRDNLNGLTVVDEYRLKGMMAYDPLFNPLRRRPPDLRPDYLIFNRHQLVAIIDAKYRDLWEKPLPREMLYQLTIYALSRFNGVKSAVILYPTEDSAAKEARIKILDPIKGQNRAQVILRPVNLLKLESLLFQSQGISLLRQRQVFANNLVFGPDSHLN; this is encoded by the coding sequence GTGAGTGAGCTGTCGGTTTCTATCCAGGAATGGCAGACTCTGGAGCCCATTCCCGGAAGCCCCTTAGCCGGTATAGGGTTTGAGGAGCCGACTACAAAAAGAATTGCTGCAGAGCTTACACAGTCCGGCAAGCTAGAAATTTTGGAATTGCGGCACGGACTTTCTATTCGTGCCACTTCCTACGTTGGCAGCCTTAAACTCGGCCAGATAAGCCTAAACATCTTACCAAAGCTGGCAGTCAAGCCACTTTTAACCCTGCTTCGTTACGCCTATAATTTCCGAAGGCTCACTCTGTTCTTACCATTGGCCCACGGCTATGCCCCTCGAACCTTCCAAGACCTACTGATTCATCAACTTGCAGCCGAAGTCGCGGAATTGTTCTCCCGTGGTCTTCACCGTCGCTATGAGGCCGTGCATACCGACTTACAAAGTCCTCGAGGAAAGATTGATTTCCAGTCCCTCATGCGCCAAGGAGGATTGAGCCAGGCACGTCTACCTTGTCGTCACCATCCCAGATTGGAAAATACACTTTTGAATCGGTTTATCCTGTCGGGGCTGCTTCTCAGTGTTCAACTCACTGAAGATCGTATTCTTAGAACCTTGCTACGACGTCTGGTGAGTTTCATGCAGGACTCTATCATTCCAATTAAGTTGGACAGGGAAACAGTCCGACTGGTGCGACGAATGGATGACCGGATGACTAAGGCTTACCGACCCGCCAGGGGGATCATCGAACTTCTTTTGGATGGATTGGGGATAACCTTGGACGGCTCATCATCGTCTACGCAAGCACCCGGCTTCTTGTTTGATATGAACCGTTTCTTTCAGGAACTAATGTCCAAGTTTTTACGGGATAATCTTAATGGCCTGACTGTCGTGGATGAATACCGCCTCAAGGGTATGATGGCGTATGACCCCTTATTCAATCCCCTCCGGCGCAGGCCCCCCGACTTGAGGCCAGACTATCTCATTTTCAACCGCCACCAGCTTGTGGCTATTATAGATGCGAAATATCGGGACTTATGGGAAAAGCCGCTGCCTCGGGAAATGCTTTACCAGTTAACAATCTATGCTTTGAGCCGGTTTAACGGAGTAAAAAGCGCCGTCATCCTATACCCCACCGAAGACAGTGCCGCTAAGGAAGCCAGGATCAAAATACTGGACCCAATAAAAGGACAGAATCGCGCCCAGGTAATTCTGCGCCCAGTGAACTTGCTTAAATTGGAAAGTTTGCTCTTTCAGTCACAAGGAATCTCTCTTTTAAGGCAAAGGCAAGTTTTTGCCAATAACCTTGTTTTTGGCCCTGATTCTCATCTTAATTAG
- a CDS encoding helix-turn-helix domain-containing protein, producing the protein MENSNVTLPKLLRPAELSDHLGVPKPTIYSWVRRGDIPFVKLGGLVRFDPGEIHDWLKERKHPAWKKLLFLREAPSIG; encoded by the coding sequence ATGGAGAATAGCAATGTCACTCTTCCAAAGTTACTGAGACCAGCAGAGTTATCGGATCACCTGGGTGTTCCCAAGCCCACCATTTACTCTTGGGTCAGGCGAGGCGACATACCTTTTGTCAAACTCGGGGGGCTGGTCCGGTTTGATCCTGGAGAGATCCACGACTGGCTCAAGGAACGTAAGCATCCGGCATGGAAGAAACTATTGTTCCTCAGAGAAGCTCCCTCAATAGGATAG
- a CDS encoding tyrosine-type recombinase/integrase, whose translation MADHYLEIYRQQKSFHNFKKQIVQTLTEAFGSTRLSQITYLDLEKHRNTRKATPTWRGETRSDARVNREMAVLKHMLNKAVEWGMLEGTPFKKGQKLMFKENNHSLRFLSEAEIEALLAVCPPHLRPIVETALLTGMRKEELLSLKWEQINHGLIHLIRTKSGNPRHIPISGRLVEIFQQLRHQNQLKSPYVFCDGEGRRFNSVKRSFATACRKAGIENFRFHDLRHTFASHLIMRGAGLKTVQELLGHSDIKMNMRYAHLSPGHLQESVNLLNNLATNPG comes from the coding sequence TTGGCCGATCATTATCTGGAGATCTATCGCCAGCAAAAGTCATTTCACAATTTCAAGAAACAGATTGTCCAGACCTTGACTGAGGCCTTCGGCTCCACGCGTCTCTCCCAGATAACCTACCTGGATCTGGAAAAACACCGCAACACCCGCAAGGCCACTCCCACCTGGCGAGGTGAGACCCGCTCCGATGCCCGGGTCAACCGGGAAATGGCGGTGCTGAAGCATATGCTGAACAAGGCAGTCGAGTGGGGGATGCTGGAAGGCACGCCGTTTAAAAAAGGCCAGAAATTGATGTTCAAAGAAAACAACCACAGCCTCCGCTTTCTGTCAGAGGCCGAGATCGAGGCCTTGCTGGCCGTTTGCCCGCCCCACCTGCGCCCCATTGTGGAAACCGCCCTGCTGACCGGGATGCGCAAAGAAGAGTTGCTCAGCCTCAAGTGGGAGCAGATCAACCATGGTTTAATTCATCTTATCAGAACCAAGAGTGGCAATCCCCGGCATATTCCCATCAGCGGCCGGCTGGTGGAAATTTTTCAACAGTTGCGGCACCAGAACCAACTAAAATCTCCCTATGTGTTCTGTGACGGGGAAGGCCGCCGGTTCAATTCCGTGAAAAGATCCTTTGCCACCGCCTGCCGTAAGGCAGGGATTGAAAATTTCCGCTTCCACGACCTCCGCCACACCTTCGCCTCCCATCTGATCATGCGCGGCGCCGGCCTGAAGACGGTCCAGGAACTCCTGGGCCACTCCGACATCAAGATGAACATGCGCTATGCCCACCTCTCCCCCGGCCACCTCCAGGAATCCGTCAACTTGCTGAACAACCTGGCTACAAATCCCGGCTAA
- a CDS encoding MerR family transcriptional regulator: MNYNGFSTNKVSAMTGVSARQLRWWEKQKLVKPGALPVRKSGQTRRYTLQDLVCIIIIKALRDRGVSLQKIRNSVERIKGSGVQNPLSQLRVACLANRIVFKKGENYLEVSGQTVIQETLQKIRPELRRRGITEREVEIANRQYLEKVAAF, encoded by the coding sequence ATTAATTACAATGGGTTTTCAACAAATAAAGTAAGTGCCATGACTGGAGTCTCGGCTCGGCAACTACGTTGGTGGGAAAAGCAGAAGCTTGTAAAGCCAGGCGCTCTTCCTGTCCGCAAGTCAGGGCAAACGCGTCGCTATACTCTTCAGGACTTGGTTTGTATAATTATTATTAAAGCACTAAGGGATAGAGGCGTGAGTCTTCAGAAAATCAGAAATAGTGTAGAGAGGATCAAAGGTTCCGGCGTCCAAAATCCGCTTTCCCAACTCAGAGTCGCCTGCTTGGCCAACAGGATCGTATTTAAGAAGGGAGAGAACTACTTAGAGGTTTCTGGTCAGACAGTCATTCAAGAAACTTTGCAAAAAATCCGACCTGAATTACGACGCAGAGGGATAACCGAACGCGAGGTGGAGATAGCAAATAGGCAGTATCTGGAAAAAGTGGCAGCTTTTTAA
- a CDS encoding orotidine 5'-phosphate decarboxylase / HUMPS family protein translates to MDILQNKYGIIPACDVSDLRELITLVKETCSLDFIQAYKIGVKMLALEGAKKVIQEIRRLTDLPIIYDHQKYGTDIPELSGGDILESFKKSGINGLIIFPFAGIKTLQATVAGCRRANLLPIVGGEMTHPGFLASEGGYIADNAPEKIYRDAAHLGVDTFVVPGTKIDKIKEYAGLIGEVVPNPRIMFPGIGKGQGGDISEAFKAASPYSCSAIVGRGIYAAKDIRAAAKALWERASSVL, encoded by the coding sequence ATGGATATCTTACAAAATAAATACGGGATTATTCCTGCCTGCGACGTGAGCGATTTAAGGGAATTAATAACTCTAGTTAAAGAAACGTGCTCGTTAGATTTCATCCAAGCATACAAGATAGGCGTGAAAATGCTTGCCTTGGAAGGGGCTAAGAAGGTTATCCAGGAAATACGCCGCTTAACCGATTTACCCATAATATATGATCACCAGAAATATGGAACTGACATCCCAGAGCTTTCTGGAGGGGATATTCTCGAAAGTTTTAAGAAGTCAGGGATAAATGGGTTAATTATATTTCCCTTTGCCGGCATCAAGACCTTACAAGCTACTGTTGCAGGGTGTAGAAGGGCCAATCTTCTTCCAATTGTCGGGGGAGAAATGACCCACCCCGGTTTTCTGGCTTCAGAAGGAGGCTATATCGCTGATAATGCTCCCGAGAAGATTTATCGGGATGCAGCACACCTTGGAGTGGATACCTTTGTGGTGCCTGGTACAAAAATAGACAAAATAAAAGAATATGCTGGGCTTATCGGAGAAGTGGTTCCAAATCCACGAATTATGTTTCCTGGGATAGGGAAAGGCCAGGGAGGAGATATCTCAGAAGCATTTAAAGCTGCTTCACCTTATAGTTGTTCCGCAATCGTCGGCAGAGGTATTTACGCAGCAAAAGATATAAGGGCGGCTGCAAAAGCTCTTTGGGAGAGAGCTTCCTCTGTTTTGTAA
- a CDS encoding helix-turn-helix transcriptional regulator codes for MAKLIYTLATQGRSLNLEDILRILDISERTVRRYLKAINEFLTNRQGEPLIKVIKTGGIERWRLNETMPLEATPYQLMSLYLGSILMSSLDQTVVRDGLMDMFSDLEGTIPLAQRALLKNYQKKFYTTGFGSRRYEDMDDHIDMVLRGLLNQYKLELHYRSQKGERDYLVQPYTLVMHRDALYLNAWVDSYGEIRTFRVDNILQAKLTKDYFDYPIDYSPELFYEKSFGVYKGDDGSRITVVIEFPETLYDYVANRSWIANQEISPVQNGKFQMKVVVSNLFEIFHWVMGIGSEAKVIGPEELIEMVKGEAQKILGSYNKMVYESI; via the coding sequence ATGGCCAAGTTGATATATACCCTGGCTACTCAAGGTCGTTCCCTCAACCTGGAAGACATCCTGAGAATTCTTGACATCTCCGAAAGGACGGTCAGGCGGTATCTAAAGGCCATTAATGAATTTCTCACTAACCGTCAGGGGGAGCCTCTGATTAAGGTCATTAAGACAGGCGGTATTGAACGCTGGCGCTTAAATGAAACCATGCCTTTGGAAGCCACACCCTATCAATTGATGTCCCTCTACCTGGGCTCAATTCTCATGTCCTCTTTAGACCAAACAGTGGTTCGGGATGGATTGATGGATATGTTTTCTGACCTTGAAGGGACAATTCCTCTGGCGCAACGGGCTCTTTTGAAAAATTATCAGAAGAAATTTTACACCACTGGGTTTGGCAGCAGGCGTTATGAAGACATGGATGACCATATTGATATGGTTCTTCGGGGTCTGTTAAACCAGTATAAATTGGAATTACATTACCGGTCGCAAAAAGGCGAAAGGGACTATCTGGTGCAACCCTATACCCTGGTGATGCACCGGGATGCCCTTTATCTCAATGCCTGGGTGGATAGCTATGGGGAGATCCGGACATTTAGAGTTGATAATATTTTACAGGCCAAATTGACCAAAGATTATTTTGATTATCCAATTGATTATTCGCCTGAATTATTCTATGAAAAATCCTTTGGGGTGTATAAGGGGGATGATGGAAGTAGGATTACCGTGGTGATTGAATTCCCCGAAACCCTCTATGATTATGTGGCTAATCGCTCATGGATCGCCAATCAGGAAATTAGCCCCGTCCAGAATGGTAAATTTCAAATGAAGGTCGTGGTCAGCAATCTCTTTGAAATCTTTCATTGGGTCATGGGTATTGGCAGTGAAGCGAAAGTTATTGGTCCGGAAGAATTAATTGAGATGGTCAAGGGAGAGGCGCAGAAAATTCTTGGAAGTTATAATAAGATGGTCTATGAATCCATATAG
- a CDS encoding ARPP-1 family domain-containing protein yields MENNLATFLADISVGPEQFYKNMAVFPLLADQSANLEFITLDEALAQRNLVITEIDETGQVPELKVVNNSSQKILLLDGEELVGAKQNRVLNVTILLAPNSETLIPVSCIEQGRWSYKSREFSSANRTMSADLRKKKTQSVHNRVRESGSFASDQGEIWEEISLKFERSHVPPSPTGALSDLFEAKKDTNKDYLKNFSPVDKQLGLAVFIDGNIAGVEFLGQHDKFQLLYHKLVTSYVMDALETADDISKEYPPLSPNSITEFLAGAAGANMDKRKSVSLGWDIRLESETMVGAGLEFEQDILQLSLFKKENGRRTGNNERPMRRASGRRNSILR; encoded by the coding sequence ATGGAAAATAATTTGGCGACATTTTTAGCCGATATATCAGTAGGCCCGGAGCAGTTCTATAAAAATATGGCGGTATTCCCCTTGTTGGCTGACCAGTCGGCTAATTTGGAATTTATCACCCTGGATGAAGCTCTGGCCCAGAGAAACTTGGTCATCACTGAAATCGATGAAACTGGCCAGGTTCCCGAATTAAAAGTAGTCAATAATTCCAGCCAGAAAATTTTATTACTGGATGGTGAGGAACTGGTAGGTGCTAAACAGAACCGGGTCTTGAACGTGACGATTTTATTGGCTCCTAACTCAGAGACTTTAATCCCGGTATCTTGTATTGAACAGGGTCGGTGGTCGTATAAAAGCCGGGAATTCAGCAGCGCTAACAGGACTATGAGTGCTGATTTGCGGAAGAAAAAAACTCAGTCGGTACATAACCGGGTGCGTGAGTCTGGTTCTTTCGCTTCCGACCAGGGAGAGATTTGGGAGGAAATCAGTCTCAAATTTGAAAGAAGTCATGTGCCACCTTCTCCCACTGGAGCCTTATCCGACCTCTTTGAAGCCAAAAAAGATACTAACAAAGATTATCTGAAAAACTTTTCTCCTGTGGACAAGCAATTGGGCCTGGCGGTGTTTATTGACGGCAATATAGCAGGGGTCGAATTTTTGGGGCAACATGATAAATTCCAACTCCTCTACCATAAATTAGTCACCAGTTATGTCATGGATGCTCTGGAGACAGCCGATGATATATCAAAGGAGTATCCTCCTCTTTCTCCCAATTCAATCACGGAATTTCTGGCAGGCGCGGCTGGGGCTAATATGGACAAAAGAAAATCTGTTTCCCTGGGTTGGGATATTCGCCTTGAATCCGAAACTATGGTTGGGGCCGGTCTGGAGTTCGAGCAGGATATTTTACAATTGAGCCTTTTCAAGAAAGAGAATGGTCGGAGAACCGGCAATAATGAAAGGCCAATGCGCCGGGCTTCCGGGAGACGCAATTCTATTTTGAGATGA